From Dasypus novemcinctus isolate mDasNov1 chromosome 8, mDasNov1.1.hap2, whole genome shotgun sequence, the proteins below share one genomic window:
- the LOC131279358 gene encoding interferon omega-1-like, with translation MAFPVSSLVVLMMIFSSPIGLFSCGLPQSLDVRKQETFTVLSQMGTISLLSCLKDRTDFRFPQEMMDGSQVQKAQAISVLHEMLQHIFHLFHTEGSSAAWNTTLLDQLRSGLHRQLEDLETCLLQEMGEDSLLAMEGPTLAVRRYFQRIRVYLQKKKHSDCAWEVVRVEIRRCFLFINVLTRELRK, from the coding sequence ATGGcatttccagtttcttctctggTGGTGTTGATGATGATCTTCTCAAGCCCCATCGGCTTGTTTAGCTGTGGCCTGCCTCAGAGCCTTGACGTGAGAAAGCAGGAGACCTTCACAGTGTTGAGTCAAATGGGGACAATCTCCCTTCTTTCTTGTCTGAAGGACAGGACTGACTTCAGATTCCCCCAGGAGATGATGGATGGCAGCCAGGTCCAGAAAGCTCAGGCCATTTCTGTCCTCCATGAGATGCTCCAGCATATCTTCCACCTCTTCCACACAGAGGGCTCCTCTGCTGCTTGGAACACAACCCTCCTGGACCAACTCCGCTCGGGACTTCATCGACAGCTGGAGGACCTGGAGACCTGTTTGCTGCAGGAGATGGGAGAAGATTCTCTCCTGGCAATGGAAGGCCCCACACTGGCTGTGAGGAGATACTTCCAGAGAATCCGTGTCTACCtgcaaaagaagaaacacagtgacTGTGCCTGGGAGGTTGTCAGGGTGGaaatcaggagatgctttctcttcATAAATGTGCTCACAAGAGAACTCAGGAAGTAA